In the Emys orbicularis isolate rEmyOrb1 chromosome 3, rEmyOrb1.hap1, whole genome shotgun sequence genome, one interval contains:
- the CNR1 gene encoding cannabinoid receptor 1, with amino-acid sequence MKSILDGLADTTFRTITTDLLYMGSNDIQGDPFQEKMTAGDDPLLSIIPSDQINITDFYNKSLSTFKDNEENLQCGENFMDMECFMILNPTQQLAIAVLSLTLGTFTVLENLLVLCVILHSRSLRCRPSYHFIGSLAVADLLGSVIFVYSFVDFHVFHRKDSPNVFLFKLGGVTASFTASVGSLFLTAIDRYISIHRPLAYKRIVTRPKAVVAFCVMWTIAIVIAVLPLLGWNCKKLNSVCSDIFPLIDETYLMFWIGVTTVLLLFIVYAYMYILWKAHSHAVRMIQRGTQKSIIIHTTEDGKVHITRPDQTRMDIRLAKTLVLILVVLIICWGPLLAIMVYDVFGKMNKLIKTVFAFCSMLCLMNSTVNPIIYALRSKDLRHAFRSMFPTCEGTTQPLDNSMESDCQHKHANNAGNVHRAAESCIKSTVKIAKVTMSVSTDTTAEAL; translated from the exons ATGAAGTCAATCCTAGATGGCCTCGCAGACACAACTTTCCGAACAATTACAACAGATCTTCTTTACATGGGTTCCAACGATATCCA GGGTGATCCTTTCCAAGAAAAAATGACTGCAGGAGATGATCCCCTATTAAGTATCATTCCATCGGATCAGATCAATATTACAGATTTTTACAACAAGTCCCTATCCACTTTCAAGGATAATGAGGAGAATCTACAATGTGGGGAGAACTTCATGGATATGGAGTGCTTTATGATTCTAAACCCCACCCAGCAGCTGGCCATTGCAGTGCTGTCCCTTACCCTGGGCACCTTCACCGTTCTGGAGAACCTTCTAGTGCTGTGTGTTATCCTGCACTCTCGAAGCCTCCGGTGCAGGCCTTCCTACCATTTCATTGGCAGCTTGGCAGTGGCTGACCTCCTGGGCAGTGTAATTTTCGTCTACAGTTTTGTTGATTTCCATGTTTTCCATCGGAAAGACAGTCCTAATGTGTTTCTGTTCAAGTTGGGTGGAGTTACAGCCTCATTCACTGCCTCAGTAGGCAGCCTTTTCCTTACTGCAATAGACAGGTACATATCTATACACAGGCCACTAGCTTACAAAAGAATTGTTACCAGGCCAAAGGCTGTCGTAGCATTCTGTGTGATGTGGACCATAGCTATCGTAATAGCTGTTCTTCCTCTGCTCGGCTGGAACTGCAAAAAACTCAATTCTGTTTGTTCAGACATCTTCCCTCTCATTGATGAGACCTATCTAATGTTCTGGATTGGGGTCACCACTGTACTCCTGCTGTTTATTGTATATGCCTATATGTACATATTGTGGAAAGCTCATAGTCATGCTGTTAGAATGATTCAGCGTGGCACTCAAAAAAGCATAATAATTCATACCACCGAGGATGGTAAAGTACATATTACTAGACCTGATCAAACTCGTATGGACATCAGGTTAGCCAAAACCTTGGTCCTTATTCTGGTGGTTTTAATCATATGCTGGGGCCCTCTACTTGCAATTATGGTGTATGATGTCTTTGGGAAAATGAACAAGCTCATCAAGACTGTCTTTGCATTCTGTAGCATGCTCTGTTTGATGAATTCAACAGTGAATCCCATCATCTATGCTCTAAGAAGCAAGGACTTGAGACATGCTTTTCGGAGCATGTTTCCAACCTGTGAAGGGACTACGCAGCCTCTTGATAACAGTATGGAGTCTGACTGCCAGCACAAACATGCTAACAATGCAGGTAATGTTCACAGGGCAGCTGAAAGCTGTATTAAGAGCACAGTTAAGATCGCCAAAGTGACCATGTCTGTCTCCACAGACACAACTGCAGAGGCATTGTAA